From Corvus cornix cornix isolate S_Up_H32 chromosome 5, ASM73873v5, whole genome shotgun sequence, the proteins below share one genomic window:
- the BDKRB1 gene encoding B1 bradykinin receptor isoform X2 — MTETPLLDIPSSNQSENQSNSTVCPELDDWWDIVYCIVPKYINTVCVIGMLGNVFVLFTYSLHKGPLKIAEIYLMNLAIADLIFLMWLPFWAENINNEFNWPFGSFLCRSISASITLNMYTSIYLLVAVSMDRYLTFVHTLNHREIWSKTMTRGICLLIWFFCILLSIPAFTFRTVEDLPQWNISACVLDFPTPSWRTAESLVPTKNSKRTKSTQSKGLQKAQRHKGNQADLHRGTDVSFLLDSSPYFFIP, encoded by the exons ATGACTGAAACTCCTCTACTGGATATTCCCTCCTCAAACCAGAGTGAAAACCAGAGCAACTCAACTGTTTGCCCAGAATTGGATGACTGGTGGGACATCGTATACTGTATAGTTCCCAAGTACATCAACACTGTCTGTGTCATTGGTATGCTTGGAAATGTATTTGTTCTCTTCACTTACTCACTGCACAAAGGCCCCCTGAAGATAGCTGAAATCTACCTTATGAACCTAGCCATTGCTGATCTTATCTTCCTCATGTGGCTCCCTTTCTGGGCAGAGAACATCAATAATGAGTTTAACTGGCCGTTTGGCAGTTTCCTGTGCCGCAGCATCAGCGCGTCCATCACCTTGAACATGTACACCAGCATCTACTTGCTCGTGGCTGTCAGCATGGATCGCTACTTGACTTTTGTCCATACCTTGAACCACAGAGAGATATGGAGCAAAACTATGACCAGAGGGATCTGCTTGCTCATCTGGTTCTTTTGCATCCTTCTCAGCATCCCAGCTTTCACGTTCCGGACTGTGGAAGACCTTCCCCAGTGGAATATTTCAGCGTGTGTTTTGGATTTCCCCACCCCATCGTGGAGAACAGCTGAAAGCCTG GTCCCTACAAAAAACAGCAAGAGAACGAAGAGCACTCAGAGCAAAGGGCTGCAAAAGGCACAAAGGCACAAAGGCAACCAGGCTGATCTTCACCGTGGtactgatgtttcttttctgctggactcctcaccatatttttttattccttga
- the BDKRB1 gene encoding B1 bradykinin receptor isoform X1 — protein sequence MTETPLLDIPSSNQSENQSNSTVCPELDDWWDIVYCIVPKYINTVCVIGMLGNVFVLFTYSLHKGPLKIAEIYLMNLAIADLIFLMWLPFWAENINNEFNWPFGSFLCRSISASITLNMYTSIYLLVAVSMDRYLTFVHTLNHREIWSKTMTRGICLLIWFFCILLSIPAFTFRTVEDLPQWNISACVLDFPTPSWRTAESLVRNIVGFLLPSTAIIFLNFSTIRSLQKTARERRALRAKGCKRHKGTKATRLIFTVVLMFLFCWTPHHIFLFLDTLHRANVLKGCFWEELINFGEQFAYTLATTNSCINPVIYVFVGKYFRQKALEVFSQFIPCGFPLKWVSFKEMSSNFNMFPVRSSLT from the coding sequence ATGACTGAAACTCCTCTACTGGATATTCCCTCCTCAAACCAGAGTGAAAACCAGAGCAACTCAACTGTTTGCCCAGAATTGGATGACTGGTGGGACATCGTATACTGTATAGTTCCCAAGTACATCAACACTGTCTGTGTCATTGGTATGCTTGGAAATGTATTTGTTCTCTTCACTTACTCACTGCACAAAGGCCCCCTGAAGATAGCTGAAATCTACCTTATGAACCTAGCCATTGCTGATCTTATCTTCCTCATGTGGCTCCCTTTCTGGGCAGAGAACATCAATAATGAGTTTAACTGGCCGTTTGGCAGTTTCCTGTGCCGCAGCATCAGCGCGTCCATCACCTTGAACATGTACACCAGCATCTACTTGCTCGTGGCTGTCAGCATGGATCGCTACTTGACTTTTGTCCATACCTTGAACCACAGAGAGATATGGAGCAAAACTATGACCAGAGGGATCTGCTTGCTCATCTGGTTCTTTTGCATCCTTCTCAGCATCCCAGCTTTCACGTTCCGGACTGTGGAAGACCTTCCCCAGTGGAATATTTCAGCGTGTGTTTTGGATTTCCCCACCCCATCGTGGAGAACAGCTGAAAGCCTGGTACGTAACATAGTGGGGTTTCTGTTGCCGTCCACAGCAATCATCTTTCTCAATTTCTCCACCATTAGGTCCCTACAAAAAACAGCAAGAGAACGAAGAGCACTCAGAGCAAAGGGCTGCAAAAGGCACAAAGGCACAAAGGCAACCAGGCTGATCTTCACCGTGGtactgatgtttcttttctgctggactcctcaccatatttttttattccttgatACATTACACCGTGCAAATGTGCTCAAAGGCTGTTTCTGGGAGGAACTGATCAACTTTGGGGAGCAGTTTGCTTATACACTGGCTACCACCAATAGCTGCATTAACCCTGTGATTTATGTCTTTGTTGGGAAATACTTCAGGCAAAAGGCTTTAGAAGTTTTTTCACAGTTTATTCCCTGTGGATTTCCTTTGAAATGGGTATCTTTCAAAGAAATGTCATCGAATTTCAACATGTTTCCAGTCAGGAGTAGTTTAACATAA